In the genome of Vibrio sp. 16, one region contains:
- the dcuC gene encoding anaerobic C4-dicarboxylate transporter DcuC — protein MLELLIGLAVTVAVGYFIVKGYKPAGVLLTAGLILLILTGLLGHTVLPAKIASTGNMVTDSLEYVKYMLQYRGGGLGMQIMLLCGFASYMTHIGANNVVVKQFSKPLSVIKSPYVLLVAAYIVACLMSLAVSSATGLGVLLMATLFPMMTAMGISRPAAVAVCASPAAIILSPTSGDVVIAAEKSGLDLDVFAVQTVLPVSICAIIVMAAAAFFWNKYLDKKDNSPMERVDVSAIEVKAPAYYAVLPFLPIVGVFLFNGRTIEGLKLDIYTIVVLSIFLGALVDFVTKRFKGKETLEDLESCYEGMADAFKGVVMLLVAAGVFAQGLMSIGAIDNLLHLAETAGAGGIALMLILTGLTVAAAIATGSGNAPFYAFVELAPALAAKMGLNPAFLIIPMLQASNLGRTVSPVSGVVVATSGMGKISPFEVVKRTSVPVLCGLITVIFGTLVLVPMAA, from the coding sequence ATGCTGGAGCTTCTCATTGGCTTAGCGGTTACAGTGGCTGTCGGTTACTTTATCGTTAAAGGCTACAAGCCTGCAGGTGTACTTCTAACTGCCGGTTTAATTCTTCTTATTCTTACAGGTTTACTCGGACATACCGTCCTCCCTGCTAAAATCGCGTCGACCGGCAATATGGTCACGGATTCACTGGAGTATGTGAAATACATGCTTCAATATCGTGGTGGCGGTTTGGGTATGCAAATCATGTTGCTTTGTGGTTTCGCATCCTACATGACTCACATTGGCGCAAACAATGTCGTTGTTAAACAGTTTTCCAAGCCGTTGTCAGTCATCAAATCACCTTATGTACTGCTCGTTGCCGCTTACATTGTCGCTTGTTTGATGTCTCTTGCGGTCAGTTCAGCGACTGGGCTTGGTGTCCTATTAATGGCAACCCTGTTCCCTATGATGACGGCAATGGGTATTTCGCGCCCTGCGGCTGTTGCTGTGTGCGCCTCGCCAGCGGCTATTATCTTATCTCCTACCTCTGGTGACGTGGTGATTGCCGCTGAAAAATCCGGATTAGATTTGGATGTCTTCGCAGTTCAAACCGTTCTACCTGTGTCGATCTGCGCAATTATCGTCATGGCTGCTGCGGCATTCTTCTGGAACAAATACTTAGATAAAAAAGACAATTCACCAATGGAACGCGTGGATGTGTCAGCAATCGAAGTAAAAGCACCAGCGTACTACGCGGTATTACCTTTCTTACCGATTGTTGGGGTATTTCTGTTTAACGGTCGTACGATTGAAGGTTTAAAGCTCGATATTTACACCATTGTCGTGTTGTCGATTTTCCTCGGTGCCTTGGTAGACTTCGTCACTAAGCGCTTCAAGGGCAAGGAAACGCTCGAAGATTTGGAGTCTTGTTATGAAGGGATGGCTGATGCGTTTAAAGGCGTTGTCATGCTATTGGTAGCGGCTGGTGTATTTGCTCAAGGTCTAATGTCGATTGGCGCAATTGATAACTTGCTTCACCTTGCGGAAACTGCTGGCGCAGGTGGCATTGCACTGATGCTCATCTTGACTGGCTTAACGGTTGCTGCTGCTATTGCAACGGGCTCTGGCAACGCGCCATTCTATGCGTTTGTTGAGCTTGCGCCTGCGCTAGCCGCCAAGATGGGGTTAAACCCAGCGTTTTTGATTATCCCGATGCTTCAAGCCTCTAACCTTGGTCGCACCGTTTCTCCTGTGTCAGGCGTTGTGGTTGCGACATCGGGAATGGGTAAAATAAGCCCGTTTGAGGTGGTGAAACGTACTTCTGTCCCAGTGCTGTGTGGCTTGATCACCGTGATCTTTGGCACGCTCGTATTGGTACCTATGGCCGCGTAA
- a CDS encoding EAL domain-containing protein — protein sequence MILTSKSQFQHCLETTAEHQFIANYNGLTLSSVYQPIFDIDESIFGVEALVRIKDANGNPIRPDHFFCSDTFCYEDKINVERLSRVIHLRNFAQSDFRHKQLFLNVLPIAGERLATEDLKNGLLASRIQHLGLKNSQIVMELIELDCENLRYLETAMEKLNQNGFNVAIDDFGANASTEARVLQVKPHILKMDRSLLVQYCSGDHAPLLSALQLAKRIGAQTVIEGIETAQQLNAMRALNIDLYQGFHLAMPVMLPAKIVVPSN from the coding sequence ATGATTCTCACAAGCAAAAGTCAATTCCAACACTGCTTAGAAACGACCGCCGAGCACCAGTTTATCGCAAACTATAACGGGCTCACTCTCTCGAGTGTTTATCAGCCAATTTTTGACATCGATGAGTCCATATTCGGTGTCGAAGCCTTAGTCCGAATCAAAGATGCCAACGGCAACCCTATCCGACCTGACCACTTCTTTTGCTCTGATACCTTTTGCTACGAAGACAAGATCAATGTTGAACGCCTTAGCCGCGTTATCCATCTTCGCAACTTTGCTCAGTCCGATTTCCGCCATAAGCAGCTATTTCTCAATGTATTGCCTATTGCCGGAGAGAGGCTAGCGACAGAAGATCTTAAAAACGGTTTGCTCGCGAGCCGAATTCAGCACCTAGGGCTTAAAAACTCTCAAATCGTTATGGAGCTCATCGAACTCGATTGTGAAAATCTGCGCTATTTGGAAACGGCGATGGAAAAGCTCAACCAAAATGGGTTCAATGTCGCCATTGATGATTTTGGCGCGAATGCGTCTACCGAAGCGCGTGTGCTTCAAGTAAAACCGCACATATTAAAAATGGATCGATCACTGCTCGTCCAGTATTGTTCTGGTGATCACGCCCCTCTACTCAGTGCCTTACAGCTTGCGAAACGTATTGGTGCCCAAACCGTGATTGAAGGTATCGAAACCGCGCAGCAACTGAACGCGATGCGCGCACTTAACATTGACCTTTACCAAGGCTTTCACCTAGCGATGCCAGTCATGTTACCCGCCAAGATTGTTGTACCTTCTAATTAA
- a CDS encoding lipase family protein, whose translation MKKLKRYQYEKYAVLCNLAYSRVLKHTRYGFAPKGQRIVYNRFGHPMMRVLWKNDHDEVIVVIKGSHNPQDWLLNLHLWQRKAHCLKLNYPVHSGYLQQITQPSIAKHGHSPHPLNVYQALSNILQPLLENGKRVTFTGHSSGGAIACILADALEKQRAKSVKRVVTFGQPAFGGFMMKKQYSLSHKTYRICCDLDIVTFLPPLPGVYLHVGKQLWLYNGKIYENTPTLIRLGRSVASWVIRPFSYHLMSKYIRNKDYFDER comes from the coding sequence GTGAAGAAACTCAAGCGATACCAATACGAAAAATACGCCGTACTCTGTAACCTAGCCTATTCAAGGGTGCTAAAACACACGCGCTACGGCTTTGCACCAAAAGGTCAGCGTATTGTCTACAATCGATTCGGCCACCCCATGATGCGCGTTTTATGGAAAAACGATCATGATGAAGTCATTGTCGTCATTAAGGGCTCTCACAACCCGCAAGATTGGTTGCTCAATCTGCATTTGTGGCAACGCAAGGCCCACTGTTTGAAGCTTAACTATCCCGTTCATTCTGGCTACCTGCAACAAATTACCCAACCGAGCATTGCTAAACATGGCCACTCTCCCCATCCGCTAAATGTTTACCAAGCACTGTCCAACATTTTGCAGCCTCTATTAGAAAACGGAAAGCGCGTTACCTTTACTGGGCACTCTTCCGGGGGCGCGATCGCCTGCATTTTGGCTGATGCGCTCGAAAAACAGCGTGCGAAATCGGTTAAGCGTGTGGTCACCTTTGGTCAGCCAGCATTTGGCGGCTTCATGATGAAAAAGCAGTACTCATTGAGCCACAAGACGTATCGAATTTGTTGTGATCTCGATATCGTGACATTCCTTCCACCTCTACCCGGCGTATACCTGCATGTGGGTAAACAATTGTGGCTTTACAATGGTAAGATTTATGAGAACACACCGACGCTGATTCGTTTAGGTCGTTCTGTTGCATCTTGGGTAATAAGACCGTTCTCTTATCATCTAATGTCAAAGTACATTCGCAACAAAGATTACTTCGATGAACGCTAG